CGGCGCGAGGTGTCGGGATGGATGCGTCCGGAGACTCAGTCCAGAAGCCGCATGCTGACGTGTTCGACCGAGGGGATGCGCAGGATGGTCCCCGGCGTCAGTTCCATGGGAAAGAAAATGTCGTTGTAGTCGCAGATGATCCACCAGAGATCGGCCTGTCCCAGATAGCGATGGGCCAGCAAATCGACCCGGTCCCCCTCGATCACCGTGTGAAACCGGTCGTCGGGCCTGGGTTTGCTCTCGATGGCCGGACGCGTGCCCAGGAAATCCCCTTCTCCCGACGTGTAGAGAATGGATGCCGCGTATCTGGATCGACGTCCGATCATCCGCGCACCTCCGAATAGTCCACGGACTGGTCGATGTACTCCTCGAGCATCACGTCCACTTCGGCGTGCTGGGGCAGCAGGTTGTCCCGGTCGAACATGTGGAAGAACCGGGCCTTCACCTGGCGGACGACGCAGAGCACGCCCGGATAGAGGTCTCCGAACATGAAGATCACCCGGTGCGGGGCGTTCTTGAGCATGGTTCCGGCGTGTTCGGGATAGAGCAGCGAGCGCAGCCAGTCCACCGACTCCTTTACGGACCCCTTGAAGAAGACCAGCTTGAAGCCGATCTTGCGCGGCTCGCCGGCCACGTACTGGTAGCGGGGATGGCTCATGCCCGGAATCTTGATGGCCGCGTAGGCCGTGCTTTTCTCGTCGACGATGTCGTTCGGGTTGTACTGAAAATCGAGGTAGTCGCCCGTGTCCACGTCCACCAAGTACGCGGTGATCTCTTTCCGGTCCCAAGCCACGGCTACATCACCTCCAACTCGATGACGGGCTTGCCCAGACGCCGGGCATGATCGACTTCCCGTCGCATGCCGTCGGAAAGGCCTTCGCCGGTGAACACCCAGACCTCGTCGCAGCTCTCCATGAACGTCAGGCCGCAGGCGATGCCCGCTTCGCGTTCGGAGGTCTTTCCGTCATCGAGGAAGCGCGTGTAGAGAAGGTGCGGCGCAAAGGGCGCGCAACCGCGTTCCACCGCCTTCCGGCAGAGACGTTCGGCGGTCGCCGTGTTCCGGGGAACGTCCCCGGCGTACCGGCTGCAAATGAATATCCGTTTCATGCGTTCCTCACAGCGTCTCGTAGTTTTTGATCTTGCGCTCGCGCAGGTCCCGGTACACGGAACGGGCCACCTGCCGTCCGTCGAGCAGCGTGGTCACCGACACATCGATGGGCCGCTCGCCGAGTTGCTCAAGCTTCGCCAGCAAGGATTCGAGCACCGGGCGAAGCGTCTCCCCCGGAGGTGCGGACGGCATGCCGGACTCCGGACCGAGCGCTCCTTTGGTCTCGCCGAGAAGACGGGCCTGAGCGGTGGGGAGAGAAGCGGCCGGTCGCTCCATTGGAACCGCCGCTCCGGTGCTTTCCAGGGAAGAGGCAAGCGTCGGTGCTTCCGCCGCCATGACCGGTGTGAGCGCCAGGGTTCCCGCCAGCATGGCGGGAGCGGCGATCTTGCCGGTCAGCCCGGTCATGAACCCGAATGCGCGGGTCATGGCCTCGGCGGGTGCTGAGGCGGCCTTGGTGATACCTCCGGCCAGGGTCTGAATCAGCGCAGCGCCGCTTCGGGTCAAGTCCGCGAGCGGGCCTTCCTTGGCATCGGAGAAAGGCAGCAGATTCCGCACGAACGAAAGGGCCGACTTCGCCGCCTGGTACGGCGCGCTCACGGCGGACTTGATGCCGTCACCCACCGCGGTCATAAACGCCCTGCCGCTTTCGAACGCCGAGCCCGACAACGAGGACACGCTGGACGCCAGAGACCCGAAGGCGCTCGATGCGGCGGTCTTGACTTGTTCCCATGCGGACGATGCGGCCGATGCCAAACCCTCGAACGGGGCCTTGATCCAATCCCAGGCGCTCTGCGCCATGGTCTTGATGGTGTCCCATGCCGTCGACGCCGTGCCGGTGATCCGGCTCCAGGCGGAGATGGCGCTTCCGGCGATCCAGTCGAAGGGCGCGGAAAGAAGCGGCCAGGACGACTGGAACAGCGAAGCGATTCGGTTCCATCCACCCTGCAGAAGATTGGCGATTCCATCCCAGGCTGCGCCGGCTGAGGTTTGAACCCGGTCCCAGGCCTCTCCCGCGGAACCGGCGATCCACGAAAAGGGCGCACTGACCACCGACCAAGCCGTCCGCCCGATGTTGCCGAGGCCGGTCCAGAGTCTTGACGTTGCGTGCTCGATGCCGTTCCAGGCGGTCCCGGCCGCGGACTGCATCCAACTGAAGGGCGCGGCCAACACACCCGAAGCTCCACGACCGAGTGCTGTGAGCCCGTTCCAAGCGCTCGATGCCGCAGTGCAGACAGTACGCCAGACGGCGGACGCGGCCTCCGCTCCTTTTCTGAACGGCCAGGTGACCGCCGCAAGGATGCCGTTTCCCAAATTTTTCAAACCGTCCCACACCCAGCGGACCGCGTTCAGCATTCCTTGCAGCGCCAGACTCAGAACCTTGCCCGGCAGGGAGAGGACGCCGAGCATTCCCTTGGCCAGCGTCTTGAGAACGGCCGCGCCGGAAGCGGTGAGGTCCGACAACGGACCGGTCTCCGCATCTGAAAAAGGCAGCAGTCTGCGGAGCCACCCGAGAGCCTTCTTGAGCATCTCGAACGGATAGGTGACCGCCGACCAGATGCCTTTCCCGACGGATACGAGAATCGCCTTGCCCGCCTCGAAGAAAGTCGTGTCGCCGGATAAGAATCCCCGCACCGCGCCGAAGACATCGGCCAGCGTCCGGACCAGAGGCAGGTCCATGAAGGCTGCAGCCAAAGCCGATGCCGCGGAAGCGAAGAAACTTCCGACGGCGGA
This region of Desulforhabdus amnigena genomic DNA includes:
- a CDS encoding LysM peptidoglycan-binding domain-containing protein yields the protein MIGRRSRYAASILYTSGEGDFLGTRPAIESKPRPDDRFHTVIEGDRVDLLAHRYLGQADLWWIICDYNDIFFPMELTPGTILRIPSVEHVSMRLLD
- a CDS encoding CIS tube protein; the protein is MAWDRKEITAYLVDVDTGDYLDFQYNPNDIVDEKSTAYAAIKIPGMSHPRYQYVAGEPRKIGFKLVFFKGSVKESVDWLRSLLYPEHAGTMLKNAPHRVIFMFGDLYPGVLCVVRQVKARFFHMFDRDNLLPQHAEVDVMLEEYIDQSVDYSEVRG
- a CDS encoding DUF7768 domain-containing protein, translated to MKRIFICSRYAGDVPRNTATAERLCRKAVERGCAPFAPHLLYTRFLDDGKTSEREAGIACGLTFMESCDEVWVFTGEGLSDGMRREVDHARRLGKPVIELEVM